The genomic segment TGGTCGCGGGTAGTAAGATATTTAGTAAGCGTATTATGCAAGCGCTGGGAAGCTTCACCGCAGTTTTTTAATACTTTTTTATAAAAATCAGCCGAATCAAAATAGGTGTGCGGAGCGTCATTATAGAAACGCTCAACTTTGGGGAAAGCTTTAACGGTTAGGTCAACTCTCGCAGGACTCGGTTCCAAGCTGCCGGATGCTTCCGGAGAGGCGGATAGAATAATGTCATCGCTTATATCATCAAAAAGATCAAGATGAGGAGAGGAAGGAGAAGGCGCAACAGGAATATCTTCCAATAAGGCTGCAAGATCAGGGTCAAGAGTTGATATATCCATACGCGGTTCTTTGCCTACCTTCTTTTTATTTTATCTGGAGGTGAGGGGAATTGAACCCCTGACCTCTTGCATGCCATGCAAGCGCTCTAGCCAACTGAGCTACACCCCCGAAAGGTAACGAATCGATTATGAAGTAATTTTCATTTTAGGTCAACCCCTCAATTTACTGCCGGCAAATTACGAATTGCTTTTTTTTATAAAATAAAGTATCCTAACAAAGACGCCATTATGCGTTACGGGGGCAAACATGTTACCATTCTATTATCTTTCCGTTACCACAAACCTCATGATGGGGGGGATTCTAATCCTGTCTGCAAAGGACAAAGAGGAATTTAACATAAAATATCCGCTTTTAAACGATCCGACTTTTTTGTTGGTGCTTCTGATTTTTTCGGGAATTTCTGCAGTGTTTAAACTACTCAGTCCCGTTGGAGGGTCTGTCCCGCTGGTCGGCGATATTATCCCTGCCCTTTCCGGCCTATTCGGCGGCGTCGTATTCTTTGACCGCTGGCTTAAAGCCTCAGAAAATCAAATGACGCTGCCTCCATTCCTTGCCCCTATTCTGAACTTTGAACAGCCGATCGGCATCTTCTGCCTGTTTGCCGGTATTACTCACCTGCTCTTCTCGCAGGTATTGTTCTTATAGCCTATGCGTGAATCGGTAGTGGGTATTGTCCGGAAGAATAATAAGTTCCTGCTCGGCTTGCGGACACCCGGCGGCGATGTCGGAGAGCATTGGGAATTTCCCGGAGGAAAGTGTGAGGCAGGAGAAACGCATCAGCAAGCGTTAATCCGCGAATATGAAGAAGAACTTGCAGTAGGTATATCCGTCGGCAAGTTTATCGCACATAAGCATTTTCAAAACGACCGCCGTAATTTTGATCTTTTTGCCTACGAGGTAATTCTTCCGGAGGAACAGAACTGTGTTTCTTCCGTACATTCGGAATTAAAGTGGTTCTCGATTGACGAGCTGTCCGGCATTCCGATGGTTCCGTCGGATGCACTATTCATCCCTGAGCTGCGGAAATTTTATCAGTTATAATCGTGAAAAATACCAAAAGAAACGGAAACTCCGCACCACTATGGAAGATTGCTGCAGTGTGCGTTTTATTCGGCTTGGCTGCCTGTACGCGGCATGTAAGTTTGGATTCGATTGCGCTGCCGCCCGATTCTGCCGTAAATGACGCCGACCGGTTTGCCGTTATCACCGAAACATATATCTCATTAAAGGATACGCCCGGTGCAAACGGCATTATCGTCAATCATGCGCGGCGGAAAGAAATATACGAAGTAACGGGGACGGAATTCGTTTCAAAAGATTCGGAGAGCGAACTGTGGGTACACCTCAGCGGAGGCTGGCTTCAACGTTCGTGTGTAGAATTGTATCCGAGCATGGCAAAGGCCGCAACGGCCGCCGCTCGGTTAAAATAAAAAGCACCGCTAAAACTGCAAGCCTATCGGCTTGTTCTGTAAGGAAATTCATTACGTCATCCGCTTTGCGGACTGCGGATCAATTTTTGGCGGCGCAGGAGGAAGAGAGATTATGCCTCAGAAGGTTGGAACGGTTTCGCGGGGGCTGATAGCGCCTATTGTACATGCGGGGGATGATATTGCGGCAATTGCGGTAGATACGCTCTTGTCGGCGGCAGAGGCGGAGGGTTTTTCCATTCACGATCGGGATATTCTTGCCGTAACGGAATCCGTTGTGGCCCGGTCTCAAGGGAATTATGCTTCTACCGATCAGATCGCCGCCGATATACGGGAAAAATTCGGAAGCGAACACATCGGCTTGGTGTTTCCGATTTTGAGCAGAAACCGTTTTGCAATCTGTTTGGAAGGTATCGCAAAGGCGGGAAACCGGCTAACGCTCGTGCTAAGCTATCCTTCCGACGAGGTGGGGAACCGGCTGATGAATCCCGATGCCGGAAAAGCGGAATCGGTAAACCCGTGGCTGGATTCCTTTACGGCAGAGGAGTTTACACAGCGCTTCGGGTCGTACAAGCATCCCTTTACCGGCATCGATTATATCGCTTTTTATAACTCGATCATCAAAAAATACAATTCACAATCTTCCATTATGCTCGCAAATGATCCGTGCGCCGTTCTTTCCGCAACAAAGAACGTGCTCGCCTGCGACATTCATACGCGGGAAGACACAAAGTGGCGTTTAAAGGAGCACGGCGCCGTCCGCGTATACGGCCTTGATGACATACTTGCCAAACCGGTTAAGGGCAGCGGATACAACAGCAAGTACGGGCTGCTCGGCTCGAATAAGGCCACGGAAGATTCCATAAAGCTCTTCCCGAATAATTGCCAAGCCTTGGTGGAAAAAATTCAACTCATGCTTAAAGAGAAAACCGGCAAAACGGTTGAGGTGATGGTATACGGCGACGGCGCGTTTAAAGACCCCGTCGGAAAAATTTGGGAGCTTGCCGACCCCGTCGTGTCGCCGGGCTTTACCGCAGGATTATCCGGCACACCGCATGAGGTAAAACTAAAGTACCTTGCCGACAACAACTTTAAAAACTTATCCGGCAAAGAACAGTACCAAGCGATGATAAACTATATCAGCGAGCATAAGAAAAATGCCTTATCGTCGCAGATCGACGAAAGCGAAGCGCAGGGAACAACACCCCGCCAATTAACCGATCTGATCGGTTCCTTGTGCGACCTTACTTCCGGCAGCGGCGACAAAGGTACCCCGATTATCTTTATTCAAGGTTACTTTAATAAGTTCGGCGAATGAGTCAAAGGCAGATTGTCTCCCTTCTGTGCGAAATTTTACTTAAAATTTCGCATATTTTTCCGGTAAATGGGTAAACGCATCAGGTAGAGTAGATATAAATCGCGGAAAAATTGAGACTGTGAGACCATTTGAACCGCGAAGAGGTTCAACTCTGGTCGAATAGTCTCAATTTTTCCGCGGGGTTGTTAAAAAAACGGCCTGATGCGTTTACCCTGATTGCCTGTTGCTCCCCGCTGGAAAAAATCTTCTTTTTTTGCTATGTTTAGCCGGTGAAAAGAAAAATCCTGCGCTTCCTTATTTTTATAGGATGCGTTCTCTTTTTAAAAAGTTATGCTTTAGAAATACGGCGGATTTCGGGGCATTCGATGGAGCCGGCTCTTTCCGATGGGCAATTTGTTGTTATATGGAAATTGGCTTATGGAATTCCCCTTCCTGCTACGAACCGGTATCTTTGCCGGTGGAAAATGCCGCAAACGGGAGACACCGTGCTTTATCATATAGACGGCCGATATGTTGTAAAGCGGTGCGTAAAAACGGAGAATGCGGCACTGCATTTTATCACGGCGCCGCAGGAAGCACAGGGGGATTATGCAGCCCTTCGATTGGATAACAGGACGGTCGCGCTTAACCGCGTACAGTTTAGGAATCTCGGAGGATTCTTACCGGAAAACGAGCAGCGGGTTCCTGACGGTTTTATTTTAGCGCTTGGCGATAATGCAGCGCAATCTCGCGACTCCCGCGATTACGGGTTCGTCTCCGTCGATAGTATCTGCGGTCGATTACTATGGAACTAAATCATTTTATTTCTAAAAAACGCATTATTGTTTTTGCCGGCCTGTTACTCATCTTTACCGGCTTACTCGTTGCAAAGTATGCGTGCGCAATGCTTGGGGAAGAACCCGAAGTACGCACGGTTACAAAGGCACGCGAACGGGGCGCAATTTTAGATAGGAACGGAAAAATTTTAGCTGCGGCGACCACGCTCTATAATCTTTCGGCAAATAAAACCCTGATCGGGGATCTCAATCAGCTCGTTAACGTTCTTGCTCCGATTCTTGACATTTCGGAATCCGAGCTGCTGAATAAAATTCAAGATTCCAAATCAAATTTTTTATACTTAAAGAAAAAATTAAGCGAAAATGAAAAAGATATTGTAAAAGATGCAATACAGGAATACGGATTAAAAGGATTACGGCTTGAGACGGTAGCAAACCGTATTTATCCTGAAAATGCGCTTGCGTCGACGCTGATCGGTTATCTTGGGGATGACGGAAAAGGATTGACCGGCATCGAATACTCTCTGCAAAACATCCTTTCTCCGCCTGAAGGTACCGTCGATGCCGGAAGGAACGGGTACACAGTCGCTTTAACGATAGATGCTTCCATTCAATATATGCTGCAGCAGATAGCGGAACGGACGATGAAAAGCGCAAAGGCGGAGGCGGTTATTTTTCTTGCTGCCGATGCAAAGACGGGAGAAATTCTCGCATATATCAGCGAACCTTCGGTCGATTTAGCTCGTTTTTCTTCCAGCACCCAAGAAGAACGGTTTGACCGCCCCGCGTATTTTATCTATGAACCGGGTTCCGTTTTTAAGATTTTTTCGATAGCCTCTTTTTTAGAGCTTGGTACGACAAAGGATACCGATGTTTATACCTGTGATGCTCAATTTATTTTTAGACCGCGGCAGCTGAATGACAAAAAAGACCAAAATGTGATCCGCTGCTTGCGGGTACACGGCCAAGTAACGCCGCGGGATATTATCAAATTTTCCTGCAACGACGGAATGGCGCAGATTGCCGACAAAACCGATGCCGCCGCCTTTGCAGAAAAACTGCGGGCTTTCGGGTTCGGAAAAAAGACAGGTCTTGAGCTACCCGGAGAAGCGGCGGGGATTTTTGCACCGGTGTCGTCATGGTCTGCCCGTACTAAGCATACCATCGCAATAGGGCAGGAAATCGGCGTTACCTCCTTGCAAATTGTGCAGGCCGCAACAGCCTTTACCAATAAGGGAAAAACCTTAAAGCTGAGTCTGCTGTCCGAAATTTTCGATTCGGCAGGCAAGCCGGTGTATCGGCACAAACCTAAGCCGCTGGAACAGGTCATTTCCGCAAACACGGCAAAAACGGTGCTCGACTATATGCAGACCGCCGCCGATGACGGCACCGGTTTCCGCGCTTCGATTAAAGGAGTTCCCATCGCAGTTAAAACCGGTACGGCTCAAATGGCGCAAGCGGACGGACGCGGCTACAGCTCTACCGACTATTTAAGCAGCTGTATCGGTATTTTCCCCGTCGACGATCCGCAGGTTATCCTGTATATGGCGGTTATCCGCCCCGTCGGGGAAACCTACGGTTCGTTAGTCGCCGCGCCGGCTATCTCGGAAGCCGCAAACGCAATCATCGACTACCGCGGTATGGGACGCACCAATGCGCCGAACGTAACGCACACGGGTATTATTCAATCCCATCGCCAAACACCGGTAACCGTCGGCAATACGATGCCTAATTTAATCGGCACGCCGAAGCGGCTCCTCCTCGAGCTGTTAAACAGAACCGATATTACGGTTAAGCTGACCGGCGACGGCTATGTAACAGCCCAGAGCCCGGCGGCGGGGACACCTATCGCAAAAGGAATGATCATTGAACTCAGCCTCGAATAGCGGCGCGGCTTCTACCGGCATCCCTTTTGCGGTTGACCGCGGAACGTTTCTCCGGAATTGCAGCAGCTTTACCGCCCGCTTTCCCGAACAGGCGGCGAGGCTTGGGCTTGATAAGCCTGAATCCGCCCTGCAGCGTTTACAAGCGCTTCCGCCCGAATACCGCCTTTTACCAGCGAAGGCACGGGGGATGGAACATACGGCGACGCTGACGGTAAGGGGCGGTTTTCTGCATTCCAAATATAACCCGCAGGAAGAAGCCCGCCGCATCCTCGGCTCCGAATTTTTCCAAACCGCAGAGGTGCGGAACCGCTGTATTTTTGCGGGGCTCGGTTTAGGCTACCTTGCTTCGCAGTATATTGAGCATTTCCCCGCCGCCGAAGCGGTAATTATTGAAGCCGATTGCAATGTTTTTCTTTGCTTTTTAGCCGCCCGCCGGCTCGATTCTTTTTTCCGGCACCGGAAGCTCAGCCTCCTAATAGGCACGCAGCCGGAAGAGGCCGCGTCGTTTCTTGCCTCGACGGGCTGGAATAGCAGCATACTGTTTAAAGCCGCCGTTTCCATCGAAGCGTACAAGCAATGGTACGAAGCGTTTTTCGTGCTGCTTGAGCGGAATAAAATGAAAAACAGCATCAATGCCAAAACGCTGGAACGCTTCGGTACGCTGTGGTTAAAAAATACGGTTAAAAACCTGAGTACGCTTTGTACGGCGGCGAAGATCGGCTGTTTTAAAAACGCCTTTCCCGATGCAGCTGCCGCCGTACTTGCCGGCGGGCCGAGTTTAACCGCCCATCTTGAGCTGATTAAAAAAAGCGGCATGGATTTTTTGATTATCGCAGTGGATACGGCGCTGCGGGCCTGTCTGCGGGCGGGAATTACACCCGACTTTGTCCTCAGCTTTGACCCCCAGTATTGGAACTACCTGCACACCGCCGGATTGGATACGGGTAAATCGCTTTTAATCAGCGAGGCGGCGGTTTTTCCGGCCGTACTCCGGCAGCAGAGCCGCGCCGTGTTTCTTTCCAATTCTTCTTCGCCCTTTGCCCGCTACCTTGAAGGCAAGGGACAAAACGAAGCCGGCGATGCGGACTGCACGCTTGCGGCCGGGGGGTCCGTTGCAACGACTGCGTGGGATTTTGCGCGGTATATCGGTGCAAACCCTGTTATCATGGCGGGGCTGGACTTAGCCTACCCCAACAAGCAAACGCACTTTGCAGGCAGTACCTTTGAAGAAGCCGCGCATACCCGCTCCACCCGCCTTGCCCCCGCAGAGCAGGCGAATTTTAATAGCTTATATTCGGCGTTTCCTTCGCTGCACAAAGATTACGCCGGAGGTACGGTGCTGACCGACCGCCGGATGCTGCTCTATGCGTGGTGGTTTGAAAGCGCGCTTGCAAAATATCCCGAAGTTAAAACTTTTAACCTGATGCCGCACGGGGTTTTTATACCCGGAATGCCTGCCTGCTCTGCGGAAGACTTTGCCGGTTTGACGGCCGGCGGCCTCCCGCGCACCGCCATCGAGGAGCGGCTTCAGACGATTGTACATAATGCGTATTCCCAAGCGTTTTTAGACGGCTGCGGTGCGCGGGAGCGGCAGTTAGCCGCTTCGGTCAATGCAATGACCGAAGGAGCCGCCGCCCTTGCAGCACAAGCGGAAAAAGCCGAGGCACTGTGCCGCCGCTTAGCGGAATGCAGCTCCGGCAGTGCAGAACACATAGCAGAACAAGCTGCGCTCATTACGCAGCTCAACAAAATAGATGAAGAAATTAAAAACGGCTTTGCAAAAGATTTAGTTGCAGTGCTCTTTTTTAACGATGAAAACAGCGCTGACGGAAGTTTACCGCCTATCGCTGCTGCAGAAAAAGTGTACGGAAGGATCCGGCAGATGGCGCTGCAGGTATGCACGATATTTAAAAACCGGTAAAAAAGGGCATTTCTAAAAACTCGGTTAGATTTTTAAAGATTCCCAAAGATTTTTCTAAATGTTTTAAAACAGCTGCCGACAATGAACATAGAGCGGGACATTAAACGGCGGTATCAACATCCAGACGCCGTTTCTTATACACCCGAAAACAAGGGCGGTTTGATGCTGTTGATCAAGCCGTCCTTTTTTTTGCAAATATACGGGGCATCTGCGTTGTCGCTACGCCGAAATAAATGCTCGACGTACACCAAGTACGCCTCCGCTTTATTTCGGCTAGGCTCCTAGCAGCTGTACCGTCTATTTGCAAAAGCGCTGGATATGGCATATCTACTTCGTTGCCTTGATGTCATCTTCCTTAAAGAGCCAAATCAGTGCGTCATCGATTGCTTTTGTGAGGACAAGCACATGAATGTTTTGTTTTTCTTTCTGTATATATTTTTTCCAGTGCTGCAAGGAACGTCTTTTTAGCTCGTGTTTTTGTACTTTAATCCGTTTATCCGCCTCATCCTTATCGATGCCGAGATACGTATAGAGCCCGCAGGCCATAAAATAAACGCCGAGCAAGCGGACAAGCGGTTCGTGTTCCGTTTCCAGCATAAGGGAGAACTTTTCCGCAGCTTCGCGGTACCGTTTCAGCATCTGAGCCGCAAAAGCG from the Treponema vincentii F0403 genome contains:
- a CDS encoding penicillin-binding protein gives rise to the protein MELNHFISKKRIIVFAGLLLIFTGLLVAKYACAMLGEEPEVRTVTKARERGAILDRNGKILAAATTLYNLSANKTLIGDLNQLVNVLAPILDISESELLNKIQDSKSNFLYLKKKLSENEKDIVKDAIQEYGLKGLRLETVANRIYPENALASTLIGYLGDDGKGLTGIEYSLQNILSPPEGTVDAGRNGYTVALTIDASIQYMLQQIAERTMKSAKAEAVIFLAADAKTGEILAYISEPSVDLARFSSSTQEERFDRPAYFIYEPGSVFKIFSIASFLELGTTKDTDVYTCDAQFIFRPRQLNDKKDQNVIRCLRVHGQVTPRDIIKFSCNDGMAQIADKTDAAAFAEKLRAFGFGKKTGLELPGEAAGIFAPVSSWSARTKHTIAIGQEIGVTSLQIVQAATAFTNKGKTLKLSLLSEIFDSAGKPVYRHKPKPLEQVISANTAKTVLDYMQTAADDGTGFRASIKGVPIAVKTGTAQMAQADGRGYSSTDYLSSCIGIFPVDDPQVILYMAVIRPVGETYGSLVAAPAISEAANAIIDYRGMGRTNAPNVTHTGIIQSHRQTPVTVGNTMPNLIGTPKRLLLELLNRTDITVKLTGDGYVTAQSPAAGTPIAKGMIIELSLE
- the lepB gene encoding signal peptidase I, which produces MKRKILRFLIFIGCVLFLKSYALEIRRISGHSMEPALSDGQFVVIWKLAYGIPLPATNRYLCRWKMPQTGDTVLYHIDGRYVVKRCVKTENAALHFITAPQEAQGDYAALRLDNRTVALNRVQFRNLGGFLPENEQRVPDGFILALGDNAAQSRDSRDYGFVSVDSICGRLLWN
- a CDS encoding (deoxy)nucleoside triphosphate pyrophosphohydrolase, yielding MRESVVGIVRKNNKFLLGLRTPGGDVGEHWEFPGGKCEAGETHQQALIREYEEELAVGISVGKFIAHKHFQNDRRNFDLFAYEVILPEEQNCVSSVHSELKWFSIDELSGIPMVPSDALFIPELRKFYQL
- a CDS encoding coenzyme F420-0:L-glutamate ligase, whose translation is MPQKVGTVSRGLIAPIVHAGDDIAAIAVDTLLSAAEAEGFSIHDRDILAVTESVVARSQGNYASTDQIAADIREKFGSEHIGLVFPILSRNRFAICLEGIAKAGNRLTLVLSYPSDEVGNRLMNPDAGKAESVNPWLDSFTAEEFTQRFGSYKHPFTGIDYIAFYNSIIKKYNSQSSIMLANDPCAVLSATKNVLACDIHTREDTKWRLKEHGAVRVYGLDDILAKPVKGSGYNSKYGLLGSNKATEDSIKLFPNNCQALVEKIQLMLKEKTGKTVEVMVYGDGAFKDPVGKIWELADPVVSPGFTAGLSGTPHEVKLKYLADNNFKNLSGKEQYQAMINYISEHKKNALSSQIDESEAQGTTPRQLTDLIGSLCDLTSGSGDKGTPIIFIQGYFNKFGE
- a CDS encoding motility associated factor glycosyltransferase family protein; its protein translation is MNSASNSGAASTGIPFAVDRGTFLRNCSSFTARFPEQAARLGLDKPESALQRLQALPPEYRLLPAKARGMEHTATLTVRGGFLHSKYNPQEEARRILGSEFFQTAEVRNRCIFAGLGLGYLASQYIEHFPAAEAVIIEADCNVFLCFLAARRLDSFFRHRKLSLLIGTQPEEAASFLASTGWNSSILFKAAVSIEAYKQWYEAFFVLLERNKMKNSINAKTLERFGTLWLKNTVKNLSTLCTAAKIGCFKNAFPDAAAAVLAGGPSLTAHLELIKKSGMDFLIIAVDTALRACLRAGITPDFVLSFDPQYWNYLHTAGLDTGKSLLISEAAVFPAVLRQQSRAVFLSNSSSPFARYLEGKGQNEAGDADCTLAAGGSVATTAWDFARYIGANPVIMAGLDLAYPNKQTHFAGSTFEEAAHTRSTRLAPAEQANFNSLYSAFPSLHKDYAGGTVLTDRRMLLYAWWFESALAKYPEVKTFNLMPHGVFIPGMPACSAEDFAGLTAGGLPRTAIEERLQTIVHNAYSQAFLDGCGARERQLAASVNAMTEGAAALAAQAEKAEALCRRLAECSSGSAEHIAEQAALITQLNKIDEEIKNGFAKDLVAVLFFNDENSADGSLPPIAAAEKVYGRIRQMALQVCTIFKNR